In the Prochlorococcus marinus str. MIT 9312 genome, AATTAAAACAAATAAAGGAACTTTTAAATTTGGCAGGTGAAACATTAGATAACATAAAATTTGGAACTGATGGGTGGAGAGGAATTATTGGATTTGATTTTAATATTTCCAATCTTTCAAGGGTTGTAGTGGCGGCATGCCAGGAGTTGCATTATCAATTTCATAAAGAAGTTAATTCAAAGAAAATTTTAATTGGATATGATCGTAGATTTATGGCAATTGAATTTGCCAAGCAAATAGTTCCTTTCGTAAAAGGATGTGGTTTTGAACCTATCTTGTCTAATAGTTTTGTTACAACGCCTTCTTGTAGTTTTTATGCTAAAGAAATGAATTGTTTGGGAGCTTTAGTTATTACAGCAAGTCATAATCCATACAATTGGTTGGGTCTAAAAATAAAAAGTTTTAATGGATGTTCTGTTGATGAATCTTTTACAACTGAAATTGAAAAAAGATTAATGCTTGGTAATGCAATTGATAAACTAGAGGATTCATATGAAATTGCGGATGTTAAGAAGTTACATTTAGATAGAATTAAATCTCTTTTTGATATTGAATTTATTGCTAATCAATTGAAAAAAATGAATATGAGGATTTTTGTCGATTCTATGCATGGTTCAGCTGCAAAATGCATAGCTGAGATTTTTGGTGGTAATGATTCAGAAGTAGTTTCAGAAATTAGAGAAGATGCTGATCCTTTTTTTGGAGGAAATCCTCCCGAGCCTCTTTTAAATTATTTAGATGACTTAAATGAAACACTTATAAAAAATTCAAAAAATGAAGTAAAAACTTTAGGAATTATATTTGATGGAGATGGTGACAGAATTGCGGCAATTGATGAAAAAGGTAGATACTGTAGTACACAAGATTTATTACCATACTTTATTAGCTATTTGGGAGAAATTAACCATAATTCTTATCCAGTTTTAAAGACTGTTAGTGGTTCAGATATTATTAAAAATATATCAGAGAGCCAAAATAGAGATGTTTTTGAACTTCCAGTTGGCTTTAAATATATTGCTGAAAAAATGATTAAAGAGAAAATATTTATTGGAGGAGAGGAATCTGGGGGAGTTGGTTTTGGTAACTTTATGCCTGAAAGAGATGCTCTATATGCAGCGATAGTTTTATTAAATGGAATTGCTGAAAAATCTCAATATTTATATGAAACTTTAGATGAAATTCAAAAAGATTTTGGACCAAGTGTTTATAAAAGAATTGATATTAAATTTCCAAATCAGTCAGAAAAAAATAACGTAAAAGAATTTATCATAGATAATATTCCTGAGAATATTAATAATCACAAGTTAAAAAGTATCTCAAAGATTGATGGAATAAAGTTGAGAATTGATAAAAATTTTTGGCTTCTTTTTAGGTTTTCAGGAACGGAACCTCTTTTAAGGTTATATTGTGAAGCACCAAAAGAATCTTATTTAGATGAGTTATTAGAGTGGGGTCAAGTATTTATAAATTTGGCAGGAAAATAAGGATGAAAAATTTATATTTAGCGAGTAAGAATAAAGGTAAAATTGAAGAATATAAGAAATTGCTTGCTGGAGTTAATTGTAAATTAT is a window encoding:
- a CDS encoding phosphoglucomutase/phosphomannomutase family protein, translating into MAGETLDNIKFGTDGWRGIIGFDFNISNLSRVVVAACQELHYQFHKEVNSKKILIGYDRRFMAIEFAKQIVPFVKGCGFEPILSNSFVTTPSCSFYAKEMNCLGALVITASHNPYNWLGLKIKSFNGCSVDESFTTEIEKRLMLGNAIDKLEDSYEIADVKKLHLDRIKSLFDIEFIANQLKKMNMRIFVDSMHGSAAKCIAEIFGGNDSEVVSEIREDADPFFGGNPPEPLLNYLDDLNETLIKNSKNEVKTLGIIFDGDGDRIAAIDEKGRYCSTQDLLPYFISYLGEINHNSYPVLKTVSGSDIIKNISESQNRDVFELPVGFKYIAEKMIKEKIFIGGEESGGVGFGNFMPERDALYAAIVLLNGIAEKSQYLYETLDEIQKDFGPSVYKRIDIKFPNQSEKNNVKEFIIDNIPENINNHKLKSISKIDGIKLRIDKNFWLLFRFSGTEPLLRLYCEAPKESYLDELLEWGQVFINLAGK